Proteins encoded together in one Terriglobus saanensis SP1PR4 window:
- a CDS encoding (deoxy)nucleoside triphosphate pyrophosphohydrolase codes for MKKPIPKLNRPRRTPGTKAGEVRLVAAALILRPGEAGDEVLVCQRKPDQPMALKWEFPGGKIEAGESAEQALKRELNEELGIDAEIGRPLIRIRHNYRNGGAVDLQFFVVRSFAGELDNRIFNEMRWMGFEKLPHMDFLAADLGLIKDLADGKISVS; via the coding sequence GTGAAGAAGCCTATTCCCAAGTTGAATCGCCCGCGGCGTACGCCCGGCACCAAGGCTGGCGAGGTTCGGCTGGTGGCGGCGGCGTTGATTCTGCGTCCAGGGGAGGCTGGGGACGAGGTGCTCGTCTGCCAGCGGAAGCCGGATCAGCCGATGGCGCTGAAGTGGGAGTTTCCCGGTGGGAAGATTGAAGCGGGTGAAAGCGCAGAGCAGGCGCTGAAGCGCGAGTTGAACGAAGAGCTTGGGATCGATGCGGAGATTGGACGGCCGCTGATCCGCATTCGCCATAACTACCGCAATGGCGGTGCGGTGGATCTGCAGTTCTTTGTGGTGCGTTCATTTGCGGGGGAGCTGGATAACCGGATCTTCAACGAGATGCGCTGGATGGGGTTTGAGAAGCTGCCGCATATGGATTTTCTGGCGGCGGATCTGGGGTTGATTAAGGATCTGGCGGATGGGAAGATTTCGGTTTCCTAG
- a CDS encoding Nramp family divalent metal transporter: MLVFAALGPGFITANVDNDAGGILTYSQAGAQYGYSLLWTMLPITLALIVVQEMCARMGAVTGKGLSDLIREEFGLRLTFIVMLLLIFVNFGNVMAEFSGIAGSLQLFHLTKYISVPVCAFLVWALVVKGDYKVVEKIFLFASVVYLAYIVAGVLGRPDWHEAMVQTIKLPPRSAWSDQEYLYMTIGVIGTTITPWMQFYLQSSIVEKGITVRQYKASRLDVIIGSVFTDVVAWFIVVVCAATLFTHGMRRIDQVADAAEAMRPIAGDYAFILFAAGLFNASLFAASILPLSTAYTVCEGMGFESGLDKTWKQAPFFYWFYTLLIVAGASVVLIPNFPLVRITILSQVLNGLLLPVIMYFMLRLINKRELMGDYINSIWFNVIAWATAIIVTALSLVLVWRGIVQALHH, from the coding sequence ATGCTCGTCTTCGCGGCGCTTGGTCCCGGCTTCATCACGGCCAATGTCGACAACGACGCAGGCGGCATCCTCACTTATTCCCAGGCGGGCGCGCAGTACGGCTACTCGCTCCTCTGGACCATGCTGCCCATCACCCTCGCCCTCATCGTGGTGCAGGAGATGTGCGCACGTATGGGCGCGGTTACGGGTAAGGGCCTCTCCGACCTTATCCGCGAAGAGTTCGGCCTCCGCCTGACTTTTATCGTGATGCTGCTCCTCATCTTTGTGAACTTCGGCAACGTCATGGCGGAGTTCTCCGGCATCGCCGGTTCGCTGCAACTATTTCACCTGACGAAATACATCAGCGTCCCCGTCTGCGCCTTCCTGGTCTGGGCGCTCGTCGTCAAAGGCGATTACAAGGTCGTCGAAAAGATCTTCCTCTTCGCCTCGGTGGTGTATCTCGCTTACATCGTTGCCGGTGTTCTTGGCCGCCCCGACTGGCACGAAGCCATGGTCCAGACCATCAAGCTGCCGCCGCGCAGCGCCTGGAGCGACCAGGAATACCTCTACATGACCATCGGTGTCATCGGCACCACAATCACGCCATGGATGCAGTTCTATCTGCAGTCCTCCATCGTGGAGAAGGGAATTACGGTCCGTCAATATAAGGCCTCAAGGCTCGACGTGATCATTGGCTCCGTCTTCACCGACGTCGTAGCCTGGTTCATCGTCGTGGTCTGCGCAGCCACCCTCTTCACTCACGGCATGCGGAGAATCGACCAGGTTGCGGACGCCGCAGAAGCCATGCGGCCCATCGCGGGCGACTATGCCTTTATCCTCTTCGCCGCGGGACTCTTCAACGCCTCGCTCTTCGCTGCGAGCATCCTTCCGCTCTCCACGGCCTACACCGTCTGCGAGGGAATGGGATTCGAAAGTGGCCTGGACAAGACGTGGAAGCAGGCTCCGTTCTTCTACTGGTTCTACACGCTGCTCATCGTGGCGGGAGCCTCGGTCGTCCTGATCCCCAACTTCCCGCTGGTGCGCATCACGATCCTGTCGCAGGTGCTCAACGGCCTGCTTCTACCAGTCATTATGTACTTCATGCTCCGCCTGATCAACAAACGCGAACTCATGGGCGACTACATCAACTCCATCTGGTTCAACGTCATCGCCTGGGCCACCGCCATCATCGTGACGGCCCTGTCCCTCGTGCTCGTCTGGCGCGGAATAGTCCAAGCCCTCCATCATTAG
- a CDS encoding magnesium transporter MgtE N-terminal domain-containing protein has translation MTTDTMSGLTTLATSLSALIGRSVVAADGRRLGYVRELLVDPSVTGNCVAYLALAAPATVTAHMLPVVSILDVVPSSKEPLLLRSGAGSSELNLPERVVFLEKDLLDQQIIDVHGHKVVRVNDVDLVWEASHGQADLWSLRIAEVEVGIRGAVRRLLKGLPRSTVETIAHRFQARVIPWEFVDLIDRDPSRRVRLKVEQDRLSHMHPSDIADILEELGPAERDAVFTSLNEELAAEALEEVDPKLQKALIESMDSERAAGIVEEMDPGAAADLLSELSDERSEAILGEMDPEERQEVEDLLEFPGDWAAGRMTTDFVQVSATADVATAIEALRAFEGDTENVTEIYLVDEQNRLKGIVALANILLASSHTPLANVADSRLVSCALDASGKQVAELFDKYNLRSLPVLEEDHQIAGVIHAEHVIALLRAER, from the coding sequence GTGACAACAGATACGATGTCCGGACTCACCACCCTCGCCACCAGCCTCAGTGCCCTTATCGGCCGCTCTGTCGTCGCCGCCGATGGCCGTCGGCTGGGCTATGTCCGTGAGCTCCTTGTGGATCCCTCGGTCACAGGTAACTGTGTTGCTTACCTGGCTTTAGCCGCACCTGCGACGGTTACGGCGCACATGCTGCCGGTCGTCTCTATCCTGGATGTTGTCCCTTCCTCCAAAGAACCTCTGCTACTGAGAAGTGGAGCCGGGAGTAGCGAACTCAACCTCCCCGAGCGTGTCGTTTTTCTCGAAAAAGATCTTCTCGACCAGCAGATCATCGACGTCCACGGTCACAAAGTTGTTCGCGTCAACGACGTCGATCTCGTCTGGGAGGCGTCCCACGGACAGGCCGATCTCTGGAGCCTGCGGATCGCTGAGGTCGAAGTTGGTATTCGTGGCGCCGTGCGTCGTCTTCTGAAAGGCCTTCCCCGGTCGACGGTGGAAACTATCGCCCATCGCTTCCAGGCCCGCGTCATCCCATGGGAGTTCGTGGATCTGATCGACCGCGATCCCTCCCGCCGGGTCCGCCTTAAGGTCGAGCAGGACCGCCTCTCCCATATGCATCCGTCGGACATTGCGGACATCCTCGAAGAACTCGGCCCCGCCGAGCGCGACGCTGTCTTCACCTCGCTCAACGAAGAACTCGCCGCCGAGGCCCTGGAAGAGGTCGATCCCAAACTCCAGAAGGCCCTCATCGAGAGCATGGACTCCGAACGCGCCGCAGGCATCGTCGAAGAGATGGACCCCGGCGCTGCCGCCGATCTGCTCTCCGAACTCTCCGACGAACGCTCGGAAGCCATCCTCGGCGAGATGGACCCTGAAGAACGCCAGGAAGTCGAAGATCTTCTCGAGTTCCCCGGCGACTGGGCCGCAGGCCGGATGACCACCGACTTCGTTCAGGTCAGTGCCACAGCCGACGTCGCTACGGCCATCGAAGCCCTCCGCGCCTTCGAAGGAGACACGGAAAACGTCACGGAAATCTACCTCGTCGACGAGCAAAACCGGCTCAAAGGCATCGTTGCCCTGGCAAACATTCTTCTGGCCTCGTCGCACACACCTCTCGCCAACGTTGCGGACTCTCGCCTCGTCTCCTGCGCGCTCGACGCCAGCGGAAAGCAGGTCGCGGAGCTCTTCGACAAGTACAACCTGCGTTCTCTCCCCGTACTTGAAGAAGATCATCAGATCGCCGGTGTGATCCACGCCGAACACGTCATCGCGCTGCTGCGTGCGGAGCGATAA
- a CDS encoding ATP-binding protein, with the protein MADSITSRIEMTLDSTLESVSKVEQEAEHFAERAGFDPDEVPHIAMAVRECAINAVMHGNAYSETKKFHVSFAMEEDLMKIVVSDSGQGVDLESLPDPLAPENILRGSGRGIFLVKAFMDDVHFRKLDPGTEVTLIKRRTAENASH; encoded by the coding sequence TTGGCCGATTCCATCACAAGCCGCATCGAAATGACTCTTGATTCGACCCTGGAGAGCGTGTCCAAAGTCGAGCAGGAGGCGGAGCATTTTGCGGAACGCGCGGGTTTCGACCCGGATGAAGTTCCTCATATCGCCATGGCGGTTCGTGAATGCGCCATCAATGCGGTCATGCATGGGAACGCCTATAGCGAAACGAAGAAATTCCACGTTTCGTTTGCCATGGAGGAAGATCTGATGAAGATCGTCGTCTCCGACTCAGGACAGGGCGTGGATCTTGAGTCGCTTCCGGACCCTCTTGCACCGGAGAATATTCTTCGCGGAAGCGGGCGCGGTATCTTTTTGGTCAAGGCGTTCATGGATGACGTACACTTCCGCAAGCTGGACCCCGGAACAGAAGTGACGCTGATCAAGCGTCGCACTGCAGAAAACGCAAGTCACTAG
- a CDS encoding STAS domain-containing protein, producing MSMKVNTRQVDGITVLDLSGRITLGEGSVTLRDAIRDLINKGQKSILLNLGDVSYLDSSGLGELVTAYTSVKNSGGELKLLNLTKKVQDLLQITKLYTVFDVKDDEASAISSFTK from the coding sequence GTGAGCATGAAGGTGAATACGCGACAGGTAGACGGGATCACGGTCCTTGATTTGAGCGGGCGCATTACACTGGGCGAAGGCAGCGTCACGCTGCGGGATGCCATCCGCGACCTGATCAACAAAGGCCAGAAGAGCATTCTGCTGAATCTGGGCGATGTGAGCTATCTGGATAGCTCAGGCCTGGGCGAACTAGTGACGGCCTACACGAGTGTGAAGAACTCCGGCGGCGAGTTGAAGCTCCTCAACCTGACCAAGAAGGTTCAGGACCTTTTGCAGATCACGAAGCTGTACACCGTGTTCGATGTGAAGGACGACGAAGCAAGCGCCATCTCCTCTTTCACGAAGTAA
- a CDS encoding LemA family protein, whose amino-acid sequence MPQQVIEGSTNEQRGTMKGLWIGLGLVAVLLIGAVFIGGSYISAKNTMVQKDQAVTAAFSEIDVNLQRRADLIPNLVATVKGYAKQELAVFTAIANARAGLLTAKTPDEKLAANDRLSVALLPLTRMQETYPDLKSNGQFLRLEDELAGTENRIAVARRGYNKAIEDYNVYIGQFPASIWANMAGYHPRTGYYQADPGAKTAPSVDFNK is encoded by the coding sequence ATGCCACAACAAGTGATCGAAGGCAGTACAAATGAACAGCGAGGAACTATGAAAGGTCTTTGGATAGGTTTAGGTCTAGTTGCAGTTCTTCTGATCGGCGCGGTCTTCATCGGCGGAAGCTACATCTCTGCGAAGAACACCATGGTCCAGAAGGACCAGGCAGTCACCGCAGCGTTCTCCGAGATTGACGTCAACCTTCAGCGCCGCGCCGACCTTATTCCCAACCTGGTCGCGACGGTCAAGGGTTACGCCAAGCAGGAACTCGCTGTCTTCACGGCCATCGCAAATGCGCGCGCAGGCCTCCTGACCGCGAAGACCCCGGACGAAAAGCTCGCCGCGAACGATCGCCTCTCCGTTGCCCTCTTGCCGCTCACGCGCATGCAGGAGACGTACCCCGATCTTAAGAGCAACGGTCAGTTCCTCCGTCTCGAAGATGAGTTGGCTGGCACCGAGAACCGCATCGCCGTAGCCCGTCGCGGCTACAACAAGGCCATCGAAGACTACAACGTCTACATCGGCCAGTTCCCGGCAAGCATCTGGGCCAACATGGCTGGCTATCATCCTCGCACTGGCTACTACCAGGCCGATCCCGGAGCCAAGACCGCACCTTCCGTCGATTTCAATAAGTAA
- a CDS encoding TPM domain-containing protein: protein MMYVPRARVAMKFFLLVSCFLAASGFAFSETVASMPAQPTGYVTDNASVLSATTKSDLESYCAQLEQKAHAQVFTAILKTIDNDEPIDQFANELFAKWKVGTKGTNRGVLIVVSMDHKYRFEVGFGLEGILNDAKVGDIGREMVPLLKQAQYDQAIQTAVHGVGSVIAADANVTITSPVHQYHRQPVRTQDPGPLPAGIRIFGILFVILILFLVFRRRGGGGGGPGGGSGIGGFLTGMILGNLLGGGGRGGFGGGDGGDNEGGGFGGGGGGESGGGGASGNW from the coding sequence ATGATGTACGTACCCCGCGCCCGCGTGGCCATGAAGTTTTTTCTCCTCGTAAGCTGCTTCCTTGCAGCATCAGGCTTCGCTTTTTCTGAGACAGTGGCTTCCATGCCCGCGCAGCCTACGGGCTACGTCACAGATAACGCCAGCGTTCTCTCCGCCACAACCAAGAGCGATCTCGAATCCTACTGCGCCCAGCTTGAGCAGAAGGCCCACGCGCAGGTCTTTACGGCGATCCTCAAAACCATCGATAACGACGAGCCGATCGACCAGTTCGCCAATGAGCTCTTTGCCAAGTGGAAGGTCGGCACCAAGGGCACCAATCGTGGCGTTCTCATCGTCGTCTCCATGGACCACAAGTACCGCTTCGAAGTCGGTTTCGGACTCGAAGGCATTCTCAACGATGCCAAGGTCGGCGATATCGGCCGCGAAATGGTGCCGCTACTGAAGCAGGCCCAGTACGACCAGGCCATCCAGACGGCTGTCCACGGTGTCGGCTCGGTCATTGCAGCAGACGCTAATGTGACTATTACCTCGCCTGTGCACCAGTATCATCGCCAGCCCGTGCGGACGCAGGATCCTGGTCCACTTCCTGCAGGTATCCGCATCTTCGGTATCCTCTTCGTCATCTTGATCCTCTTCCTCGTCTTTCGCCGTCGCGGCGGCGGAGGAGGTGGACCCGGCGGTGGCAGCGGAATCGGTGGATTCCTTACCGGAATGATCCTCGGCAACCTGCTCGGCGGAGGAGGCCGTGGCGGTTTTGGCGGGGGCGACGGAGGAGATAACGAAGGTGGCGGCTTTGGCGGTGGCGGCGGCGGAGAGTCCGGCGGTGGCGGAGCGAGCGGCAACTGGTAG
- a CDS encoding DUF4142 domain-containing protein, with protein MNVHKKLLTSCAFVAGIIASGATAQSNLQNTMPQQPTGTSTQQQPTSTSGGQQAAGSITEPSAPGAAANQARDKMFLRKATEGGMTEIQFSQVAQQKATSEDVKKFADRMVRDHTTLMQKMEPFAEQYGVTAPKTLNKEHLAELDKLNALSGDDFEKEYISAMVMAHHKDLKEFEFEQRATDNNDLKANLDEATKVVARHTGHIDILAKAHSVPTPSM; from the coding sequence ATGAACGTTCACAAAAAGCTTCTTACAAGCTGCGCCTTTGTCGCAGGAATCATCGCGTCAGGTGCAACTGCACAATCGAATCTGCAGAACACCATGCCTCAGCAGCCCACAGGGACCTCTACCCAGCAACAGCCCACATCAACCTCCGGCGGACAGCAGGCAGCGGGGTCAATCACCGAGCCATCGGCTCCGGGAGCAGCGGCCAACCAGGCGCGCGATAAGATGTTCCTCCGCAAAGCCACCGAGGGTGGCATGACCGAGATCCAGTTTTCGCAGGTAGCCCAGCAAAAAGCCACCTCTGAAGATGTAAAGAAGTTCGCCGACCGCATGGTGCGTGACCACACGACGCTCATGCAGAAGATGGAACCCTTCGCCGAGCAATACGGCGTCACAGCCCCAAAAACGCTCAATAAAGAGCATTTGGCGGAGCTCGACAAGCTGAACGCGCTCTCCGGCGATGACTTTGAAAAGGAGTACATCAGCGCTATGGTGATGGCTCACCACAAAGACCTCAAGGAATTTGAATTTGAGCAGCGCGCCACCGACAACAATGACCTCAAGGCGAACCTGGACGAGGCCACCAAGGTCGTCGCCCGTCACACCGGTCATATCGACATCCTTGCCAAGGCGCACTCCGTTCCCACACCCTCCATGTAA
- a CDS encoding S9 family peptidase, translating to MELKTVEPVARREPHPTPLHGQILEDDYFWLREKKSAEVIAYLEAENAYTAAYLGQTLPLQDKLYTEMLSHIKETDTSLPVPDGEWFYYTHTIAGKQYGVHCRKAAATDAPLHIDELAPEEVLLDVNALAEGKVFMSLGAFTMSPDASLLAYTTDTTGFRQYDLHLKNLNTGETLPDTAQRVGSVTWSADGVFLFYTVEDEQTKRQYRLYRHRVGRPQSEDVLVYEEADERFNLGVGRTRDRKYLLLEAGSHTTSEVHFLRSDDPEGEFVLIAPRVGDQEYTVDHRDGVFYLRVNDTGKNFRVVTAKVEAAGREHWTELLPHREDVVLDDFNVFQKFAVSTEKVEGLDKLRIFNFEDFEGAKLSGDAREVTFPEPSYSAGLHANRIFDTPSFRYSYQSLVSPASVFEYDVATGASTLLKQQEVPGGFDRTLYAAERVWAVAKDGVKVPVSLVYRRDSFHKDGTNPLYIYGYGSYGYPLPVGFGTNRLSLLDRGFVMAYAHIRGGGDLGDAWHDAGKMMVKKTTFTDFVDVTEHLLAEGYGDRTKVVIEGGSAGGLLMGAVVNLRPDLFQIVLSHVPFVDVMNTMLDDSLPLTVAEYEEWGNPNEAEAFAYMRSYSPYDNLEPNDYPAMLVKTSLNDSQVMYWEPAKYVAKLRTLKTNPEVPLLLHVNMDAGHGGASGRYDYLKEIAMDYAFVLTELGIGL from the coding sequence ATGGAGTTGAAGACAGTAGAACCGGTAGCGCGCCGCGAACCCCATCCTACGCCTCTACACGGGCAGATCCTGGAAGACGATTATTTCTGGTTGCGCGAAAAGAAGTCGGCTGAGGTGATCGCGTATCTGGAAGCGGAGAACGCATACACGGCGGCTTATCTTGGGCAGACGCTTCCCTTGCAGGACAAGCTTTACACGGAGATGCTGTCGCATATCAAAGAGACGGACACCAGCCTGCCCGTGCCGGATGGCGAGTGGTTCTATTACACCCATACGATTGCCGGAAAACAATATGGCGTTCACTGCCGCAAGGCCGCCGCGACAGACGCACCTCTACATATCGATGAACTCGCTCCGGAAGAGGTGCTTCTGGACGTCAATGCACTGGCCGAGGGCAAGGTCTTCATGTCTCTCGGGGCGTTCACGATGAGCCCGGATGCAAGCCTGCTGGCATATACGACGGACACGACGGGTTTCCGGCAGTACGACCTGCATTTGAAAAACCTGAATACAGGCGAGACCCTGCCCGATACGGCCCAGAGGGTCGGGTCGGTGACATGGTCTGCCGATGGGGTTTTTCTCTTCTACACGGTGGAAGATGAGCAGACGAAACGGCAGTACAGGCTCTACCGCCACCGCGTGGGGCGGCCACAGAGCGAAGATGTGCTGGTGTACGAAGAAGCGGATGAGCGCTTCAATCTTGGTGTGGGCAGGACACGCGACCGGAAGTATCTGCTGCTGGAAGCCGGAAGCCATACGACCTCCGAGGTGCATTTTCTCCGTAGTGACGATCCCGAAGGAGAGTTTGTCCTGATCGCGCCACGTGTCGGCGACCAGGAGTACACGGTCGATCACCGAGACGGTGTCTTTTATCTGCGCGTGAACGATACGGGGAAGAACTTTCGCGTGGTGACGGCGAAGGTCGAAGCTGCTGGACGGGAGCATTGGACCGAACTGCTGCCCCATCGCGAAGATGTGGTTTTGGACGATTTCAATGTCTTTCAAAAGTTTGCGGTGAGTACGGAGAAGGTCGAGGGGCTGGACAAGCTGCGGATCTTTAATTTCGAGGATTTTGAGGGTGCGAAGCTCTCAGGCGATGCGCGCGAGGTGACGTTTCCGGAACCGAGTTATTCGGCAGGCCTGCATGCCAACCGTATCTTCGATACGCCGAGCTTTCGTTACAGCTACCAATCGCTGGTCTCGCCCGCTTCGGTCTTTGAATACGACGTCGCAACCGGTGCGAGCACGCTACTGAAGCAGCAGGAGGTTCCGGGCGGTTTCGATCGGACGTTATATGCTGCGGAGCGCGTCTGGGCGGTAGCGAAGGACGGTGTAAAGGTGCCGGTTTCGCTGGTGTATCGGCGCGATAGCTTTCACAAGGATGGGACGAATCCGCTCTACATTTACGGATACGGCTCGTATGGATATCCGCTGCCGGTGGGATTTGGGACGAACCGCTTGTCGCTGCTGGACCGTGGATTCGTCATGGCCTATGCCCACATTCGTGGCGGCGGCGACTTGGGTGATGCCTGGCATGACGCGGGCAAGATGATGGTAAAGAAGACTACGTTTACGGACTTTGTGGATGTGACCGAGCATCTACTGGCTGAGGGCTACGGCGACCGCACGAAGGTCGTGATCGAAGGCGGAAGTGCGGGTGGGTTGTTGATGGGTGCAGTCGTGAATCTGCGGCCTGACCTGTTTCAGATCGTCCTGTCGCACGTTCCCTTCGTGGACGTGATGAATACGATGCTGGACGATTCCCTTCCCCTGACGGTTGCCGAGTACGAGGAGTGGGGCAATCCGAATGAGGCGGAGGCGTTTGCGTATATGCGGAGCTATTCGCCTTACGACAATCTCGAGCCTAATGATTATCCGGCGATGCTGGTGAAGACGAGCCTGAATGACTCGCAGGTGATGTATTGGGAGCCTGCGAAGTATGTGGCGAAGTTGCGGACGTTGAAGACGAATCCTGAGGTGCCGTTGTTGCTGCACGTCAATATGGACGCGGGCCATGGCGGGGCTTCTGGTCGGTATGACTATTTGAAGGAGATTGCTATGGATTATGCGTTCGTGTTGACGGAGTTGGGGATTGGGTTATGA
- a CDS encoding ABC transporter ATP-binding protein, whose amino-acid sequence MGSMGHGGMGGMRADRPARGTGRGVAAEMTAARPKPKLRKVMPEVWKLVKPRIGLLSASFAIMIVNRASGLILPASARYLIDDVMKAGNMGLLPKIVGAVALATLTQAATSYALTQLLSKAGQRLITELRMQVQAHIGRLPVAFYDENRTGTLVARIMTDVEGVRNLIGTGVIDFFGGVLTAIFAFCYLIHLSVQMTLVTFVILVVFALILQRAFKVIRPIFRERARINAEVTGRLTESLGGVRVVKGYHAEQVEADVFAKGAERLLRNVISSLTAQSLMALASTAVLGVVGALIMYLGAHQHAAGHLTEGEYVTYVMFLAFMIAPIAQLVSIGTQLTEALAGLDRTTDILNEPMEDSDPERSTMFPKIVGHVDFDNVSFEYEPGKPVLHNIEFHSAPGTVTALVGSSGSGKSTIISLICGFHTATSGSVMIDGIDLAFANLGSFRSQLGVVLQETFLFDGTIRENILFSRPHSTEEEFLTAAHIARVDEFAERFPDGYETIVGERGVKLSGGQRQRLSIARAILADPRILILDEATSSLDSESEAMIQNGLSYLMEGRTTFVIAHRLSTIRNADQILVVEKGRIVERGTHAELYALNGRYSELYNRQHGLEANLFLAPGEGDKIEEVAKI is encoded by the coding sequence ATGGGATCGATGGGACACGGTGGTATGGGGGGAATGCGCGCCGACAGGCCTGCACGCGGGACGGGCCGCGGCGTCGCGGCAGAGATGACCGCCGCGCGCCCGAAGCCGAAGCTGCGTAAGGTGATGCCAGAGGTCTGGAAGCTGGTCAAACCCCGCATTGGTCTTCTCTCGGCCAGCTTCGCCATCATGATCGTCAACCGCGCCAGCGGCCTCATCCTGCCCGCCTCCGCCCGCTACCTCATCGATGACGTCATGAAGGCCGGCAACATGGGCCTACTGCCCAAGATCGTAGGAGCCGTCGCCCTCGCTACCCTCACACAGGCCGCGACTTCTTACGCCCTCACGCAACTGCTCTCCAAGGCTGGCCAGCGTCTCATCACCGAACTCCGGATGCAGGTGCAGGCCCACATCGGCCGCCTGCCCGTCGCCTTCTACGACGAGAACCGCACCGGCACCCTCGTCGCTCGCATCATGACCGACGTCGAAGGCGTGCGTAACCTCATCGGCACCGGCGTCATCGACTTCTTTGGCGGCGTGCTGACCGCAATCTTTGCCTTCTGTTATCTCATTCACCTCAGCGTGCAGATGACGCTTGTCACCTTCGTCATCCTTGTGGTCTTCGCCCTCATCCTGCAACGCGCCTTCAAGGTCATCCGCCCGATCTTCCGCGAGCGTGCACGCATCAATGCGGAAGTCACGGGACGTCTCACCGAGTCGCTTGGTGGCGTACGCGTCGTCAAGGGATACCACGCCGAACAGGTCGAAGCCGATGTCTTCGCCAAGGGTGCGGAACGCCTCCTCCGCAACGTCATCAGCTCGCTCACCGCACAGTCGCTCATGGCCCTGGCTTCTACTGCGGTACTCGGCGTCGTCGGTGCACTCATCATGTACCTCGGAGCGCACCAACATGCCGCCGGTCACCTCACTGAGGGCGAATACGTCACCTACGTCATGTTCCTGGCGTTCATGATCGCGCCCATCGCGCAGCTTGTTTCCATCGGCACACAGCTCACAGAAGCACTCGCCGGACTCGACCGTACCACCGACATCCTGAACGAACCGATGGAAGACTCCGATCCGGAGCGCTCCACCATGTTCCCCAAGATCGTCGGCCATGTGGACTTCGACAATGTTTCGTTCGAATACGAGCCGGGTAAGCCCGTCCTCCACAACATCGAGTTCCACTCCGCCCCCGGCACCGTCACCGCTCTGGTCGGTTCCTCCGGCTCGGGCAAATCCACCATCATCTCACTCATCTGCGGCTTCCATACCGCAACCAGCGGCTCCGTCATGATCGATGGGATCGACCTCGCCTTCGCCAACCTCGGCAGCTTCCGCTCTCAGCTCGGCGTGGTCCTGCAGGAGACCTTCCTCTTCGACGGAACCATCCGCGAAAACATCCTCTTCTCCCGCCCCCATTCCACGGAAGAAGAGTTCCTTACCGCCGCCCACATCGCGCGCGTGGATGAGTTCGCCGAACGCTTTCCAGATGGATACGAAACCATCGTCGGTGAGCGCGGCGTCAAGCTCTCAGGAGGCCAGCGCCAGCGTCTTTCCATCGCCCGCGCCATCCTCGCGGACCCGCGCATCCTCATCCTCGACGAAGCCACCAGCTCTCTCGATTCGGAGAGCGAAGCGATGATCCAGAACGGTCTCAGCTACCTGATGGAAGGTCGAACGACTTTCGTCATCGCCCATCGCCTCTCGACGATTCGTAACGCCGACCAGATCCTCGTCGTAGAAAAGGGCCGCATCGTAGAGCGCGGCACCCACGCCGAACTTTACGCACTCAACGGCCGCTACAGCGAACTCTACAACCGTCAGCACGGCCTGGAAGCCAACCTCTTTCTGGCCCCCGGCGAAGGCGACAAAATCGAAGAAGTAGCCAAAATCTAA